A genomic segment from uncultured Alistipes sp. encodes:
- a CDS encoding RagB/SusD family nutrient uptake outer membrane protein: protein MKLIRNILSTIVVCGVLAGCTDLDETLYSSVGTQNYYHTALDVKRVVYRPFEHAYWTVTQFHTPQELTGDQLITPQRDGWWDDSGVWRMLQYHQYDQYAPYYTHIGGMWVAGFQGVGECNFVIEELARLNPNDFGLTRADFNNFTAQARALRAWFYIQLFDAFRNIPIWTDFSKSLPKDIKQAPPTETFRFIEKELLECLDPIEQKQSLGSQSNVQGRWTKAGVAALLVRLYLNAEAWIGEDRYDDCAKYAQRILDGEYGPYKVEDRWDAVFDWNNDTSDEMIFGFPSSGGYTYWAYQQETHWCTVPHNSNKYFGDIRCKAGTHNSQFACSPSYDLYGKLYNYELGMTVNKFRKYPDDCRMVKYRNLGNSRREGMFVYGYLEYQEDGKTKRLTATGQNYTIYIRDAVGLFHDLAPTQWPNNKESNLSTGDHNSGWHFAKYPFYADSDEGQLESDYAEIRLPEIIYSLAECKLRKGEIDAAAKLLNTVRRRYYPEKNYSTVLYAPEGEAELDMDEMLDEWGREFLAEGRRRTDLIRFGKFSTGRWWDKNPDADDHYQIFPLTTQVLNTNSNLKQNPGY from the coding sequence ATGAAATTAATCCGCAATATACTATCAACGATAGTGGTCTGTGGCGTCCTTGCGGGATGCACCGACCTTGACGAGACCCTCTATAGTTCTGTAGGTACGCAGAATTACTATCATACCGCACTCGACGTCAAACGTGTGGTCTATCGCCCTTTCGAACACGCCTATTGGACAGTTACTCAATTCCATACCCCACAGGAGTTGACCGGCGACCAGTTGATTACTCCGCAACGTGACGGCTGGTGGGACGACAGCGGCGTATGGCGTATGTTGCAATATCACCAATATGATCAATATGCCCCTTATTATACCCATATCGGCGGAATGTGGGTTGCCGGGTTTCAGGGCGTGGGTGAGTGTAATTTCGTCATTGAAGAACTCGCGCGTCTCAATCCAAACGATTTCGGCCTTACCAGAGCTGATTTCAACAATTTTACTGCGCAGGCACGCGCTCTTCGTGCATGGTTTTACATTCAGCTCTTCGATGCATTCCGCAATATCCCCATTTGGACGGATTTCAGCAAATCGTTGCCCAAAGATATCAAACAGGCTCCTCCCACAGAAACCTTCAGGTTCATAGAAAAAGAGCTTCTCGAATGTCTCGACCCTATCGAGCAGAAACAGAGTCTCGGTAGTCAGTCAAATGTTCAGGGACGCTGGACCAAGGCTGGCGTTGCCGCATTGCTTGTGCGTCTCTACCTCAACGCGGAAGCATGGATTGGCGAAGACCGCTATGATGACTGCGCAAAGTATGCACAACGAATCCTCGACGGTGAATACGGGCCCTACAAAGTCGAAGACCGCTGGGATGCCGTATTCGATTGGAACAACGACACCAGCGATGAAATGATTTTTGGCTTCCCATCGTCGGGAGGATATACCTATTGGGCTTATCAGCAGGAAACCCACTGGTGTACCGTACCTCATAACTCGAATAAGTATTTCGGCGACATTAGATGCAAGGCCGGTACACACAATTCCCAGTTCGCCTGTTCGCCCAGTTACGACCTCTACGGCAAACTCTACAACTATGAGTTAGGCATGACCGTGAACAAGTTCCGCAAATACCCCGACGACTGCCGAATGGTAAAATATCGCAATCTCGGCAACAGCAGGCGCGAAGGCATGTTCGTCTATGGCTATCTTGAATATCAGGAAGACGGCAAAACGAAACGTCTCACGGCCACAGGACAGAACTATACGATCTATATTCGCGACGCTGTCGGCCTTTTCCACGACTTGGCTCCGACCCAGTGGCCCAACAACAAGGAAAGCAATCTCAGTACCGGTGACCATAATTCTGGATGGCATTTCGCCAAATATCCGTTCTATGCCGACAGTGACGAGGGCCAACTCGAAAGTGACTACGCTGAAATACGTCTTCCAGAGATAATCTACTCGCTTGCAGAGTGCAAACTCCGCAAAGGCGAAATTGATGCCGCAGCCAAGTTGCTCAATACCGTTCGCCGCCGCTATTATCCTGAAAAGAATTACAGCACCGTACTCTACGCACCCGAAGGCGAAGCTGAACTCGATATGGACGAGATGCTCGATGAGTGGGGCCGCGAGTTTCTTGCTGAAGGACGTCGGCGCACCGACCTCATACGCTTCGGCAAATTTTCGACAGGCCGCTGGTGGGACAAGAATCCCGACGCCGACGACCATTATCAGATTTTCCCACTGACCACACAGGTGCTTAATACCAACAGCAATTTGAAACAGAATCCCGGATAT